The Coffea arabica cultivar ET-39 chromosome 9c, Coffea Arabica ET-39 HiFi, whole genome shotgun sequence nucleotide sequence ATCATTTTCCCTACCAAAAAACACTTAACCCATTCCTACACTCAACTTCCTTGATCTTTCTTGTCATCAggtaaaaataatcattttttacCAAACAAACACACAAAGCTCTACGTTGGCTACAAATTCACTCTTCACTCGGCTCTCTCTCAGAGAGAAGACAagccacaaaaagaaaaaaagcactCCAATCCCTCTGGGCTTACTTGGCAGAGgcagaaaaaaaacaagaggagGAAACGCACGAGAGAAGAGGAAGGGAAGCTCTCGGAATTTTGCAGCCTGACCCCtcactctccctctctcggactTGGGCGGAGGAAAGAaacagagaagaaaaaaaaaatcttccccAACTCCTCTCGGTTCCATCTCAACCTCACACACACCTACATTGaggtaatttttagtttttgtctAGCACATTAAATCAATGCTTCattgtttagttttctttcgttTCTGCTGGCTGCCTTGCATTGTTGTTGTTGCATTGCTGAAAATTGGGAAATGGCATGAACTAgatgaaggaaaaggaaatgtttCTCATGCATGCATATTAAtcgtttgaaaaaatgccaaaatgacAGACGAATTAAAAAGCTTAACATTGTACATGTTTTCTTGTCAAATAGGTGACCGTTTGCTGGTGTAGGTCTGAAAAGGTGTGgctattcaaaaatttttggagttttgagtGTTAAAAGTTTTGAaggatttttattattttttggactattttggtttaatttttgtcATATCTGTTGTTACTTTCATTGATGTTAGTTGATAGTTAGGTTGTAAAAATCACAAGGAGTGTTgtagtataaattttatattttttggtgaagatttgggtgttttaaagaaataaaaactggaatgtattttgatattttggcCACTTTCGGATCGtcttttgtaaaaactaaatCTGGAAATGGAATCTATGTGAAAAATGGAGTGGGGAagtgtattttgagaaattttggcgACCGGAGAAGTCGTCCGCGACCGACGCCGAAGGCGGTGGCGGCATCGGCGGCCACCATGGCCGCCAACTGGAGTGAGCTTCGGATGGCcagaggagaagaagaaacgaatggggaagaaagaaaagaaagaaaaaaaaaagaagaaaaaaataggggAAAAGAATTGGGCTAATTTTTTACTGGGCttgtggttattttggttgggttttgatttatttctcTTGGGTTTAGGTTGGGCTACAAGGTCAGAGTCTGTTCactttttgttgggtttgagcgaaaaaaaaagggggccgGCCTGTGTATTTTAGCCGGGACTGTTGGTTCGGGCGGGTGGCCTTTGGCccgaaaaaataaagaatggcCCAGTGACCTGATTTGTTAAGGAATAAGAAAAGTTCTTCCATATCAGTCCCTATACTTTTAAGtattttcactatggcccataatattttaattttctttcatataggtccttaaattaattgcagTTTGGTCCTTGAACTTTATCTCTCAATTGATTTTGACCTCtgaactttggaaaaatataatttttgtccccaaaagtttttcaatttttgcaattcagtccttGGTAAATTTTGGCTCTCTTTAttataattgtttcttttctttaataactaattatattacttttgaacatattcaacttgtaatttttagatgttttaaatttctttatgtttgacatattagtgtgaatttagtacttttattattattatttttcaattaaattggtgccatgattcttttgttcattgtgagtataaataggacaatttgactccatttagtcaccacttcaaacgggaggtacccctatttttattatatcaatgtcaattacgtgctcttatttgctcctatgtgttcctatatatttatatatttttatatgctttatttattggatttaaatgttcatttaaattttcttatattatatttgtttcgttaatttttataatcattcgagaggcatttaaatacctccaaaaaaatgtaatagataggataactaagtttattttcttttctttttccattttagattgtagttagattccccgatgtaatagataggttgtgtgtttgtgtggcttatgtgttacgtgttttACTcgctttccttaggattttttgcatctagatattattcttatgtgttacgtgctacgtgctcttatgtgtttatttgttttaatttatgctttatttatttcactatgaattgttaatgcacgacgtcaccacactagtccaacgctagttgtggcttctctcTCCGTTTACTTGCTAGttcaacgctagtaaggatttttagaaatgggctagtccaacgctagaccctttaggtcgTCTTGTgctagattcatctttgtgtgctattcactacattctcatgcatattttcacttttaggatcttttttcatttgtatgatattccctattatattatcccctacccgctataggtgctaatcatgtcatttagaattgcatctcatttaaggtAGTTCATTcgcttgttcatgttaggataattatttttcaaacatggaaaaTGGGTGATTaaaactttttagtttaaataccctattaatccatgtataagaaaattatgtcatgagtttttgcctcccgtaccatttatgttgcattccctttttctttgatcacttatatatatgtatataatttaatttcttttctttattttaatttcatcattcgcatactcatgacactttcaaggaatcattttggccttcgcaaattaatgcgattggttcgattaaacccttgaatggatattttgaccctttcgatattttataaatttagatttgcatccatataggaaacatccaaacgtgataaaattaagggttagattaggcaaattttgactaaacctcgcaactagcttagactaggttgaaaaggtgccttaggtttgagttaatcgaacatttgccttccctttcttcaaccgtgactctcgaatccattttctcttgttttcaaagacctgaaGTTGTCAAAAagagttttattttattttactttatttttagggtgacttggtacaccaaaactccataccaagtggcgactcctattttttcttaaaaacccttttagactaaattttggaccccaATTGTTGCATTCTTTTTAAGTCCGattctaggtcctttttcatttattattaataaatcacatcttttataaacccctttcttttttatcgcgaaaaatggggcgcgacaacttgacgactccactggggaccgctagagagtccgagcacttggtttagttgttttttctctttttaacccTTGTATTTATCGTATTTGGatgttttaggttgcatttttctttttaggattttttatatttcgcgcgtatcaactcactccctcacctATATGCGTACGATTGATGTGAtagatggatggtttatttatgtgatgtgATCTCGcgccttgcattgcatttgggtggggggatattaccctaaagcctcgcattggttctcgatccctcccctccaaacgcgagcactagcatacgtgcatacgctttattttaTCCCtcgtttatttttcttttagtggtttgtcacgccactcttccctattaggattaggcgacccacttggacgtgtgatcgcgacacgatttgtgcgtagcatgatccgaggggtcactcaatcttccattttaagctttgggttgatagcctttagcttttaatcgaaggttgaggatttttgatagattcactcaaacacgtagcagtgacacgatgtgtgcgtagcggtgtttggggaatcgctcgagccaccgacaaagggccTTGGAATTGATGACCATTGGCCacgagtctgaaggcttggggacctgagcttatcgagtctagatgcattagtgagccaatacctcatgcatccatgatagtttacctagggtagagtctgtcttaccctattagggacactattcacaaggggagggatccaacccctcttttctttttattgttttacctctttgtattgctttgctgcaaatgtgttatgtgtatttgtctaattgaactaacttttcatgatttttgtctctattgcattcataagccctagaaaataagagccctgacatggtactctctaggagccaCCCTGTTatgacacgtttaaatttcaATGCATTGCATTTGTAGCATAATAacatatcattttaggcttaccccaGCATTTAAAAGGGGATTCTTTTAGGTTACATTTCATATTTACctgctttgataaaatggcatcatgcataaccctagagagggaatgccacatagggaatcccattTAGGAATAAAGCCAATCTTTGTTTTTCCCGtgggtatttaacccttcaAGGGACTGCACGTTTAAATTATCGCCTAACTGAAGGAATGAGACTCGTAGGTAAGGTAATTGACAAACTACTTTCTCCATTTTAGATGGATTGCCCTCGCCGAATTTATCAGTTGTTGATACCATCGACTGAGGTTCAAAGATGGCCTACCTTCATGCTACCCAGTGAATTGCATCAAGTAGCCCAATATTTAGGACCGATTGGAGACTTTAAGGAAATCAAACCCGACGGTTATTTGGTAGAGGCTTTAGTGCATCTTTGGGACCCAGAGTATTCTGCTTTTAGAATAGGTAATAGGCAAATGACTATAACACTCGAGGAAGTAGCTAGCCTCCTTAATCTACCCATGCATGGAACTGCCTTGGTTTTTCCGTCCACCTCAGACAAGGCAGAATTTTGCAAGATCATAGGATTGAAAGAGTCGGTATTACGAGGATCAGAGCAGGGCGTCGCCGTGAATATTCTGTTTGAACATTTTGCACCATGCGATGGGTTTGAGAAGCATGTGAAAGATTTTGCGTTCACCTCCAAAGACATATGGGAGCACAAAAGGCCATTAGTATATGGAATAGCTATGATTGGGATCTATTTCTTCCCGAGGAAAGATCAGAAGATAACTTTCAAATTAGCAAAAATTGTGAATGATCTTTTTTTGGGAATCCAGGATAAACAATGCTCTATAGTCCCGACCATTCTCGCAGACATTCTTTTAGCCTGTAACAGTTGCAAGAAGGGAGAAAAGTTCTTTTATGGGGCGAATTTGGTTATGCATATATGGGCCATGGGGCATTTTAGGAGACGATCATTCATTGCCAATAGCTTGCCGGTAGTTGGATACAATTGGATAGTTACACATCACAAAAGAGTCAACGAAGAGGGTCTACCGAAGAATGCATCCGAATATGTGGATTACTTGAAAATGTTGCAAGATCATGACATTAGGTGGGTATTAGATTGGACGGACTGTTTTAAACCAGTACTTTGCACTAAGGCGTCAGAATGTATTTTTTTTCTGGGTACTCAAGGAATCATCTCATATACCCCGAAGAGATTTCTCAGGCAACTAGGTCGCACCCAAGGACTACCGTCTGCACCTGAGTTGAGTGAAGTCACCGTCCTTTTTGATAAGGGGCTATGTCCAAGAGAGATCCTTATGAAGAGCCAAATCACCGAAGCTTGGAGAACAATATCCGATGATAGATGCATTAGTTATCTTCTGGTGCTCAAACAGAAGGGTGTAGCAACTTCACAATATGAAGGTTGGTTAAGAAACTCCACCACGCAAGGGTTGCAATGTGAGCCATATGAGGAGATCAAGAAGTTGAAAGCCATTATTGAAGCCAAGAACAATGAGGTTCTACAGTTGAAGAAATCCGTCGTGGCACACAAGGAAAGGGCAGAGGAAAACAAAATGTTATATGAAAAGGAGCGAGAAAAGTGTCAAGAGATGAAGCAGAAATGTGGGGAATTACATGATCAAGCCGAACGTGTCAAGATTCCGTATGCTAGAGAAACTAGAGATTCTGtactagataggctcagaaatttTGGTGACCTTGTACGAAGCCGCCTTCGTGACATGATGTAAACAAATGTACTTGGTATTTTGCAATGAAATGACACCTCTCCCTTTTCACAAAATGATTGTCAATAACAGGTTTGATCAACGGGTCTCATTCCGAAAGTGTTGCatcatgttaggcctacccttggcacaaaagggctcccccataggacatgatccgaattatttaaatatctactaactcattttttttcctttttcttgaataaattaCAGCAATTTGACAGAAAATCCACTCCTAAATCAGTTTCTTTTCTCCATTATCAGGTATTTTCACAATAGCTACCCGAAGAAGCCCCATCATCACCAGGTCCCGAAGTAAAGCCTTGAGACAgtctgtaaacatgagttcagtACCAGAAACTTCGGAAAGATCTGCTATAGTAATATCGCCGGACTTCACAGCATTGGAAGCTCAATTAAGTGAGGTACTTGGTAAGTTCAATGAGTTAAGTGCTGAAATGGCCACACAAAGGCGTGTAATTGATCAGTTGGTTGCCAGCAACAATGGTGGTGGTGTCCCAAATGACCAAGAACCTATTGATAATCACCTACCTGCACAAGACTATCAACCACCTCACACATCCACTACCCAAACACCTTTCCCTCCTCCTTTCGCTAACCCTCTTGAAAATACCTTTACCCGAATAAATTCAGACTTTTCCTATATGCATCCGAATTATGTATTGATGAACCCAACCAGTAGTCAAATCCCTCAAATCCATCCACAAACCAATCTGAATGTCCCCCCCAACCCTCAGGGACCCCACCACCATACTGCAGAGCCTTTTGTACTGGATACTGCATCTCAAGGGAAGGCGGCGATAGAAGAACAACCTATACCCATTGACAAACATCTGTTAAGAAGGTTGGATCGATTCGATGATTTTATGAGAAAGAATCAAGGATTGAGCAGGCATGGTGGGTTAGATTACAATGAATTGTGTCTTTTCCCCGATATTCAGCTACCGTTGGgattcaaaacccctaaattcaGCAAGTATGATGGAACTAGAAATCCTAAGACGCATCTCAAgatgttcgccaacaagttagGTAAACCCATAGACTATGAGAATTTGCCTATGCGTCTATTTCCGGAAAGTTTGGAGGGAGATGCTCTAGATTGGTATTCAAACTTGAAGTCTGAAGAGGTCAAAACCTGGTTGGATTTGTTAACAGCCTTTGTGAAGCAATATGAGTTTAATTGTGAATTGGCACCAACACGCACAACACTGGAAGGTACAAAAAGAAAGCCATCGGAAGATCACAAGACCTATGCATGCGGTGGAGAAAGTTAGCTGCCAAAGTAGAACCTCCTATGACGGAGGAGGAGATTGTTCGTACTTTCATCAAGGCTCACGATCCACCCTATTTTGAAGAGATCTTCCGCATGACTGGAAGTTCATTTGCTGCTATCATTAACAAATTGGAGGAGTATGATGAATTTGTCAAAGcagggaagattgttaatgtgtctgcatTAAAGTTACAATTGGATACTCTACAAAATCAAAGCAACAATGGGAAAAAAACCCccattcaagaagaaagaaggtgaTATTGCTTTTATATGGGATCAAGGCCCGTCTTTCTGACCCAGAAACCATCCCACCTATTCTTTCCCTTACCCGTATTACACCAATCCTCAACCAGTCTACCACACTACTACCCAATTCCATCATTCCTGACCAAATCATTTGAATACCTCGCCCTTACCTCCAACTCCACAACCTATCTTTCAAAATCACTCTCGTTCCATTTACCATTCCAGACCAACCCTGCAAAACAATAACCCTTCTCAAAATCTTTTGCAAACCAGTGGAATTCAAACTCAGAAACAATTTCGAACCTTCACCAACTTGGGCCGACCTATTAATCAGTTATACGAGCAATTAAAAGGAACTGGAAAAATTGGCACTGTTCCTCCCAAAATCTATCCCAGAGGTCCTCCTGCCGGTTATGATCCTCATGCaatctgtgcttatcattctggaaGTCCAGGTCATACCACTGGCAATTGTTGGGCTTTAAAACATAAGATTCAGGGCATGATTGACTCTGGAGACATCCTTCTcaaaagaaagggagagcagGGACCGAATGTTAGTAAGAATCCTTTACCTGAGCATAGGAACACTGTGGGAGTTATCATCGCTGATGAAGATTTTGTCGATCCCACTCAGTACATTTTAGATGAAACTAAAGTGTTTGGCGTGATGGAGGCTGACCACGCGAGAATGAGAAAACTGTCGCCTGTTGAAAAGTCCATGACTAAGGATAATGTCGAGGaaaatttgaaatcttttgtatttggaaaAAAGGAGCCGTTTATAGTAGAAAGAGGGCCTTCCGAGATTGACAATTCTAAAGCTCCTTTTATTCTGGATTTACCATCTTTTGAATGGGATGTACCAGAGCCTGCCATTCTCGAATTTCCAGAACAAATGCCTGTCAATAACTTGCAAGAGGTACCATGGAACTACGAGGAGCCCAGTCTGTTAATTGGGGGTAAAGATTGCTTGAAGGAAGATATATCTACTATTACTAGGTCTAGGAAAATTGTGAGAAATCCTGAAATCGATGTCCAATCTAGGGCCAAGTTTAAATCCCTGACACCCAAGTCTCTAGTGTCTGAAAAGGAAGCTGTGGATTTTCTAAAGATGCTGAAGAGAAGCGAGTACAAAACAGTGGAGCAGTTGGGTAGGATGCCTGCTCAGATCTCTTTTTTGAATCTTCTCTTGACCTCCGAATTACACAGAGAAGCATTGCTCAAAATCTTGAACGAAACCCAAGTCCCTAAAGATATTCCTGTGGATAAGTTTTCTAACATTGTGGGTAATGTACTTGCCGCTAATCATATCGCCTTCTCCGATGATGATCTGACTGCAGAAGGAATTGGACATAACATAGCCTTATATATATCAGTCCACTGCAATGGAAAGCTGCTGTCGAGGGTTTTGGTGGATAATGGGTCGGCGCTGAATATCTGTCCATGGAACACTCTCACTAAACTTGGATTTCTTGATGTTAAACTCCGTCCGTCTGCAACGGTGGTTAGGGGGTTCGATGGTTCAAGAAGGGAATCTATGGGTGAAACAGAGTTGATATTGGAGATAGGCCCTGCTCAATTTCAAGTTACTTGCCAAGTAATGGACTTCTCCAGTGTTTACAACATTTTACTTGGAATACCTTGGATACATGCTTCCAATTCAGTGCCATCTTCTCTGCATCAAATGTTGAGATTTATTGTGAATGATCAGCTCATTACTGTATTTGCTGAGGATGACTGTACtatgatcattgatgcaaaattCAAAGGTGAAGACAAAAAAGGGACTCCAATTTCATCTCATCATGTTGCTGACGTAGTCTCTGTGGAATGGGCATCTAGGGATAAGTCGTTGACTCAATCAGATTTGCCAGAGGCCAGTACTATGATGGCGAGAGAGATGATCCAAGGCGGATATGAAATAGGAAGAGGTCTTGGGCGAGAATTGCAAGGAATTTTGGAGCCAATAGAGATCCCGACTCAAAAGGATACATTTGGATTGGGATTTCATCCGAATGCTAAGGACAGAAGGGAAATGCAAGCTCGAAAACAAGCTGAAAAGAAGGGCAAGCAAACTGCCTTAAATATCCCACCGCTATATCACACTTTTCCTCGTCCCTCAGAGGTGATTATGCCAGAAATGAAGAATCCTGTGGAGGAGATTGAAGTGGACCTGTCTCAGCTATTTGTCGGGACCACCTGTGAGGACAAGCCATCAGAGAATGCAAAATTTTTGCCAATTACCGAAGGAGCTATTCAGAATTGGACTGCTGattatcttccctctcgaagggaatttcgataaATTTAAGGGGATTGTCTTTTGTCTAGATCATATCCAGATATGACAGTAGTTTGGatcttttgttaaaaaaaattgctttCATCTTTTAAACCTTTATTCTTGTTTCAGTTAATATAGCTTGCTTTGTTCAAGAAAATTCCTGAAACGAAATAAAGATTTGGGTTAAATATGTCTTTAAATAGCAATCATGTGTGTATATTTATCTTTTGTGAAGTCTCGATGCATTTTGAATTTAATGAAATGAAAGACTTCTCCagtatttgctatttatttattACTTATGTTCTATTCTATTTTCAGATGGCCACAAATAAAATCCTTTGATCCTTTGGATGTCACCATTTTGGAATTCGATGGCTGCAATCTCGATATCTCTTATGAACTTGAAATCATGCAATCTGAAATTCAAAGCGAGAGCGATACTGAGGAAGAATTTGAATCTATTGCAAGGGATT carries:
- the LOC113708303 gene encoding uncharacterized protein, which encodes MTEEEIVRTFIKAHDPPYFEEIFRMTGSSFAAIINKLEEYDEFVKAGKIVNVSALKLQLDTLQNQSNNGKKTPIQEERRPTLQNNNPSQNLLQTSGIQTQKQFRTFTNLGRPINQLYEQLKGTGKIGTVPPKIYPRGPPAGYDPHAICAYHSGSPGHTTGNCWALKHKIQGMIDSGDILLKRKGEQGPNVSKNPLPEHRNTVGVIIADEDFVDPTQYILDETKVFGVMEADHARMRKLSPVEKSMTKDNVEENLKSFVFGKKEPFIVERGPSEIDNSKAPFILDLPSFEWDVPEPAILEFPEQMPVNNLQEVPWNYEEPSLLIGGKDCLKEDISTITRSRKIVRNPEIDVQSRAKFKSLTPKSLVSEKEAVDFLKMLKRSEYKTVEQLGRMPAQISFLNLLLTSELHREALLKILNETQVPKDIPVDKFSNIVGNVLAANHIAFSDDDLTAEGIGHNIALYISVHCNGKLLSRVLVDNGSALNICPWNTLTKLGFLDVKLRPSATVVRGFDGSRRESMGETELILEIGPAQFQVTCQVMDFSSVYNILLGIPWIHASNSVPSSLHQMLRFIVNDQLITVFAEDDCTMIIDAKFKGEDKKGTPISSHHVADVVSVEWASRDKSLTQSDLPEASTMMAREMIQGGYEIGRGLGRELQGILEPIEIPTQKDTFGLGFHPNAKDRREMQARKQAEKKGKQTALNIPPLYHTFPRPSEVIMPEMKNPVEEIEVDLSQLFVGTTCEDKPSENAKFLPITEGAIQNWTADYLPSRREFR